GACACTAACGTTTCTCGTAAAAACGAAATacaacaatatatatatataatatttccCTGACTTTTGTACttaaaaatgaggaaaatgagaaTGAGGAAAATTTGTTTTGACATCCATCCAGACATTTTCTACATCGTTTACAGTTAATGGATTaacaattaatatttttgtttcattgcagTTACAACATATGTATAGCTTCCAACAGTTTGTACAGTAATTGTGAATGGCCTCGAATGCAATTGTGTTAAACTGATTTGCAATAATTGAAGATAAGCaggaaaaaaattcaaatgtagaaaatataacatttattttgcCACATTTTCAAATATCTTACAGTTTATATACACTGTTCTGTCTTCAGTCATTCCATCAAACCAATCAGTCATTTTAAGAAATAACTTTATTCATTCAAAATTGACTATTACTTATATATTTGTACTTAACAAACAAATCATCCACCTTTGCCATAACAGTAATAATATCCATAGCTTTagtaataatgacaataatgatattggtaaaacattttctttcttttaaattaaatatattaactGCAGATTATGACTGTACGTAGCTCTCGCTCATTGATAGTGGAGAGGAGTGAGCTATCTCGTTGATGTTAAATATCTTTGCTGTGAGCAGGATTGTAGTACAGTTTGTTCTCGCTGCTGAGCTTTTCTTCCCTGGGTGCTGCAGTACCAGCCCAGTTGTTTACTTCTCGTTTCAGTATCAGTTGCGGTTGCTCAAACAGTCACTGTCACAGATGCTGTGGGCTTTAAGTAAAGCTGTGGGGAGCTGCCGGGCTGTTAAACCACACTGACAAACGATGCAAAAAGCGCCCAGTGCACTGCGGCCAGAGGCATGTCACATTTGACCTGCCCGCTGCCGTGCTGCTAGCCTGTCGGCTAAAGTTAGCGACCGATAGCTAAGCTGCAGCTGACTGGCAGTGAGCCGCCCAGAATGATAAAGTTAAGCCAGCAGTTAAACAAAACTTCACGAAAAGACgaaaaacaacacaaccagTGTTAAGGGCTGGAATCGTCACGGTTCAAAAACCTCAGTATTTGGAAAACTTCTCGACTCTCATGCGGACTTTATCCACAGTTTGCTCTCGCCGTTTGGACAGGGTTAACGGTAGCAACCGTTCCTACTGCTGCAGCCGCACAATCAACAGTCAACAATGTTAGTGTCCCGTACAACACGCCTACTCGGAAGAGGGAAAACTCTGCTCCGTGATCCGGCTAAGAGGATTTGCGTGAACATGTCGTCCTCCTCTCTCTCGGGTAACAGACTGCGGGTTCTGGTTGACATGGACGGGGTCCTGGCGGACTTCGAGGGGGGGTTCTTGAAGAAGTACCGAGCCAGGTACCCGGACGAGCCCTACATCACCCTGGACGACAGGAGAGGGTTTTGGGTGTCAACGCAGTACGGGCAGCTGAGGAGCGACCTCTGTGTAAGTGGCAAGTTTGTACTGTGAGTATGCAGAAGTAGTTAGTGAAACTGTAACCAGCCACTGAGCTGGGACCTCAGGTAAAATTAAaactttagtttttattcatgcATTTTAACCCTGACACTGAGCTGTCACCGTGTGTCTTTCAGGTATTGatgtttatatgtatattatatgtATGTCAAGAGAGAGAGGCCAAGGGTGAAAGGTCTGTGTGAGATAAACCAGAGGGTGTCCTGCTTTGTCACAGTTACAATACAGTATTTATCTGAGTGACCTTGACGAAGCTGACTTTTGGACATTCCACCTCTGGCACGCACATACACTCACGTGgatacacattcatacacctGTGATAAGctgcatgcatgtgtctgtgtgtgtgctttgactCCAGGAAAAAGCCATCAGTATCTGGGAGTCCAAAGACTTCTTCATAGAGCTGGAGCCCCTGCCAGGAGGAGTGGAGGCGGTCAAGGAGATGGCCAAGATGGATAAGTATGTATTGAGGATGCAGTTTGAATGATtgcatttttgtctttattcacTACAAACGTCTTCCATGGGATTCTCCATAATGTAGCACATTTGGCACACTAGCATTACCTAACCTAATGTAATTACtctttatataaataaatcaataaataaaattaccAGGTGTGGCCTTAACTCTTAACCAGCAAGCTGCAGCTGACTGTTTATCAACCTATGAAGTTATCAGTTGTGGAAGTGCACATGCAAATTTACCTCTAGAAAGTAATGTTATTacttttcagaaaatgtttgtttctgtattgtAGTGATGGGCAGATGAAGCCATGTGAAGCTTTTAAGCAACAGCACAGTGACATCTGGTGGTTAGCAAAGCATTCAGTATATTATAGCAGACACTAAAGCTCAAACTCCAACACCTCACTAATTTTTATAGTTTTGGTCTCATGTGCAATGAAAGTCTGTGTGTTACTATTGAATCTTTAGCACTTTTGTTCCTACACAACGTGTGCCTCACAGGAGTGAAACAAGCTTTGAAGCTTCAGTATCATCCGTCCATCTTTACTGGATTATGAAAATGTCCATAAGCTATTATGATGTTGTGCAACATGCTTTCTACCTCCCTAATGCCCATGCATCTTTAATTATTTGTGAATGCAAAACCTACctatactgtatttttcaatAGATAAGACCATACACCATGTTTTCTACTCATATCTATGGTTTGACTGTCACTCTGAgcttttattaaatattaagaTTATTAAATTAAGATGGTAAATGCTGGATATTGATTCCAGAGCTCTCACTATCAGTGTTATCAGTTTTCAAAAGCTGACTGTGATTCCCTGGAATAACAACCACACGTGCTGATGAAAGCATCGTATAACTGGTATCTATAGTGACAACAACTCTCATTCACATAAAATCTCAGTCAACATGAATGAGGCTGTGATTGTCATATCCAGTAGCATTGTCGAAAGCACACAGCTGAGTGGAATAACATCTAAAAATAGCCAtctgtatgtttacatttcctCCCTGTGGAAATGAATGGTCTTCTTCAGCCACAGTGCCTGAATGAACCTGTTTATCAGGGAAATATACCATATGGTGTAATCTCATATTttgcacttttgttttctctcctatTGTGCCCGTTATAGTTATTCATTTTGGTTGTAAATATCCAGGGTGTCAGGTATCAGTGAGCtggaatataaaaatgtttgtatttttttaaatttttcctctctgtttgtgttgtttctctttctttctgcagcACAGATGTCTTTATTTGCACCAGCCCTATAAAGCATTACAAACACTGCCCATATGAGAAGGTAATGTAGACCTTCAACAACCATCAACAACATCTATTCTGTTCCCTTTGAAAACGATTACTGTGTTTTTCGTTTTCCAAATGAGTTCtcatctgctgtgtgttgtgtgtgtgtgtatgtgtgtgtatgtgtgtgtatgtgtgtgtgtgtgtgtgtttgtccagtaTGCTTGGGTAGAGAAGCATTTGGGCCATGACTTTCTGGAGCAGGTCATCCTGACCAGGGACAAGACATTAATCACCGGTGACATCCTCATAGACGACAAGCCTGACATTTTAGGTGAGGACAGTCTGCATGTTAATGCATGTGAACATGCAGTGTTGATGCTTGTGAATCAACATCTCAATAGAGTCATTTCCAGCACATGTGGGTCCATTATTTCAGACACACATGGACAAAAACTGCTTCTTATTTTTAGCCAGTAATTGTTGATTTCCCTGGCTCCctagctaattaagctaacTTTAGCTCCATGAGgttttaatgtttccagctgTTTCCTTTTAAAAAGAGTCCTGTATACACGCATGATATTGTGCTAGAAGAGTGACTGACTGTTAAGGTTCATGTCTAGTTTTTCCTGATTTAAGTATGATAACATAAAATCGGACACTATCTTGGGTAACGTTAGCTGGGGTTAGCcagacatgctaacatttatAGCTCATGTTAGAGCTGATAAACGCACTTCTTACACTTTTTCTGAtatgtgttttggttttgtaaaGGCTAAGAAATGGTAATTATCTCTCTTACCAAACTCTTACTGCAGCCCCATTCACACTGCTTTCAACATGCGGAGGAATCCAAATCTCTCTCTTGCCTAAATGCTTATCAAACTATGATTGAACAATCACTGTTCCAGGGAAGGAACAGGAAGGTGGTGACATAACATGATCAACATGTAAATATGTGTCTAAgaataacatgaaaatgaacAGCATGAGAAATTCATGAatagaaaaatggaaatgaagaaataaagcagaaaaatctTAAAGGATGAGGATTACATAATCCTGTTGGTtgaatgtgtttgtgggtgtttaTAATTATTTGCCTTTATCTCCTTCAGTCCTTGATTTGCACTGTATGAGACAGCTGCCACAGTGTTTATACTCTTAGTCAGGTTCTGCTGGGTTGTGTGAAGCAGTGGTGCACACAGTTAAATGTGTGTAGTTGTCAGTTTCgtaatgtgtgtgtctaacgTATGTCTTGATTAGGCGTGGAGCCCAAACCAACGTGGGAGCACATCCTATTCACCGCCTGCCACAACAAGCATCTATCTGTCAGCCCCTCCCAGAGACGACTCGTCTCTTGGTCGGACGACTGGAGGGCCATCCTGGACAGCAAGAGGTGGTGAGGAACTCCTCCGCACAAGAGCCCCAGCGGCCTGGATTTCTGGTTAGTGGAAGTCTCTGGGGGTCGCCACCACAACACCAACATCATCACCTCACCCGTGGGTGTCACGGGGTAAAGGAAAGTTGAAATAGAGATCAGACATTTAGCACAAAGCAGACACTTGTTGCACTCATTTGGGAGATGACATTCATTTGTTTGACCACAAGGGGGCACTATGAGACTAAGCGTGAAGTCGTGTCGGCAGCCACattgacaacaaaacaaatgaatgtgaggaaaaaatgattcaaaatgGGTACATGGTAAGTTCAAAGGAGCAGACTGAGTGTGTTGTCAGCTGCTCTGTATATCcatcctgtgtgtgttgggggttcTTATTGTGgacatttctgtttctgaacaaacattttaattttgagcCACTGGAGCGTTTTATCTGTGGTCTTCTTCACAAAAGGCTTATCAGTGGTTCTTAGTACTGTGCTGCATTAATGAGTCAGTGGAGTGTGATTCactcacaacaacacacaaaaattcacaaaaataGTTTCCACTAGTCATACGCACTGGCACATATGTGCAATACATAAACACCATACCACTGTCAGCaatgtaaatgcaaatatacacatacagaaatacctcttaatgtttttaaagagtTCGTATtggtgctttttttaaaaaggaaaaaagtctgTTTCCTCTATGTTTCACAATAATCTATGCATCTTCATTAATAGACTGATGGggaaaaaatacagttaaagcCTGAGAATTGCACACCTACATATGCATGTTGCCAAATCTATCACTAGTATAAAGTATATCAGATTAAGGAGTGACTGAAAAATGTGTGCTGAATatattaacaaaatattaaaggatgaaaagatgtttattgacaaaatgaatatatgactaaaactgtaaaaagaGATACGATTTATATTGTtagatacttttttttaaatgctctaCACACAGCTGGTCAAACAATGTAGAgcacatcatattttattagcTTTTGGTTAAATTTCAAGCAGTTTACCTGTTGTATATACactaaaattagaaaataatcCAGTATTTGTCAAAAACCACCATCCAGCTTTAGCATCTGTTAGAAGACATACACCTCACCTCACTTGAATAAGTGGAGGTCTTGTTCTATGCCATTTTCAATTAGACCTGTTTTTTCTTACTTATAGTTCCTCTTTTTAGcttgtttacacacacacattgcatcGGATATAAACTAAGTTAtatgattaaaacaaacttgTGACTGGCAGAGTACCTCCACCACAtaataaaatctgtatttattttagcaTGTCTTTTcttaattgaaaatgaaaaaaaaagagagaaaagaaaacaattaagTCATGTGAGCCAAAAAATTACATTCGCCTGTTTCAGCCAAGTACTGCAAAAGTCTTCATCACTAGCTGCTGCCCGaggtttgaaaaatgacttttctCTCGGTCAGGATTTGCATTGTTCTGCTTCATGTCTGTTTACACGTAAGTGTGCAGAAGCTGAATTAGAATTTCTGGCAGGCCAGTTCTGATTTTGCCTGTTGCTGCTAATGTGCTTTTTAGGAACAAAGCAGCAGGTCCTGGACATGTTTAATGGAAGATGTACTTAGTGCTGAGTGTTGTGTTATTGTGCCTAGTTTGATGTACAGTTTCAGACATGCTTATTGCTGTCTATGGGatgttttaatgctgtgttttgttccaCCTCACTTAAAACACGCACCAAGAAAAAATCAACAGGAGGACTAAGGcacttctttttatttttacaattaaaGGTGCATTTCATtgtccctgtttgtttttatacttGTGTGGGAGACTTGAActaaacatggtaaacatgcTTCTTTGTGATGTTTGTTGTGATTCCCTCACTGACTGTATCACTTAAGTAGACATGGACAAGGAAACAGCTAAACATGACTTGGCCCTCAAACCACTTTCTGACACCAGAACTTTGATACACACGAGAACCTGCTAGTTATCAGACACCAACATCTGCCTGCTTACACCAATGAAACCTCACATTTTGGTATTGATTCCTGCAGCTTGTTCTAAATACATTCTCATTtgaatgaaaagaatgaaaaaccTGAAGGCATATCTATCAGACTTCTAAGAATTACACCAAGAAATGACATTAACGGCCATAACGAGTGAATGGAAAATATTTCTCATGCGACTTCCTCTAAAGTCATTGTATAATTGATCACATGTATGCTTAGAGAGAAACAGCCAGTTGGAGACAAGAAATTAAATTACATCCACCCAATTGTTCATTCTTCGAAAACATACTTACACAAAGCTGCACAAGCATATGTTCTTTTTTCCAAGTTCATATTATTTGTATCAAACCAGTAATATCTCTAATATTTCTCatagaaataaacaacaatctAATACTTTTAGAATGTATACATACAGtgtataaataataatgaaaaaaaagagattgtctgaaatgaaaacaggaggaaagggGAGTCAGAGAAACTTATTCTAATGTGAAATGTAGTAATTCAGTGTCAGTTGCCAGCAGTGAATCAATCAAATGtggagacaacaacaacaacagctgctgcaattattaagcaaccccccccccccccaattctGAATTATACACATTGCTtcactgctttatttatttccatgtgGTCGCTCTTTTGATGGCTGTGTTGTTGCTGAAGCTACTTGACAGCAAAAAGCAAGTCAACCGTTGCGCAAACATTGCATGTGTGTCAGGTGTATCCCAGCTAGTTTTGTCAATGAATGTCTCATGTTTGTGGTGCTGATAATTTTTCCAAAAGTTTAAATTAGCATAACatgatattttctttgttttatttgtgttccaGTTTAAATTTTCACCACAGAAAAGTGTGgaacatgtaaaaatgtg
Above is a window of Lates calcarifer isolate ASB-BC8 linkage group LG23, TLL_Latcal_v3, whole genome shotgun sequence DNA encoding:
- the LOC108902141 gene encoding 5'(3')-deoxyribonucleotidase, mitochondrial isoform X1 → MLVSRTTRLLGRGKTLLRDPAKRICVNMSSSSLSGNRLRVLVDMDGVLADFEGGFLKKYRARYPDEPYITLDDRRGFWVSTQYGQLRSDLCEKAISIWESKDFFIELEPLPGGVEAVKEMAKMDNTDVFICTSPIKHYKHCPYEKYAWVEKHLGHDFLEQVILTRDKTLITGDILIDDKPDILGVEPKPTWEHILFTACHNKHLSVSPSQRRLVSWSDDWRAILDSKRW
- the LOC108902141 gene encoding 5'(3')-deoxyribonucleotidase, mitochondrial isoform X2; its protein translation is MDGVLADFEGGFLKKYRARYPDEPYITLDDRRGFWVSTQYGQLRSDLCEKAISIWESKDFFIELEPLPGGVEAVKEMAKMDNTDVFICTSPIKHYKHCPYEKYAWVEKHLGHDFLEQVILTRDKTLITGDILIDDKPDILGVEPKPTWEHILFTACHNKHLSVSPSQRRLVSWSDDWRAILDSKRW